One part of the Ochotona princeps isolate mOchPri1 chromosome 18, mOchPri1.hap1, whole genome shotgun sequence genome encodes these proteins:
- the LOC131482506 gene encoding activity-dependent neuroprotector homeobox protein 2-like isoform X2, with protein MFQIPVENLDSIRKVRKKVKGILMDIGLDSCKELLKDLKDFDPGEKYLHNTSWGDVSLWEPSGKKVRYRTKPYCCSLCKYSTKVLTSFRNHLHRCHEDEIDQELVIPCPNCVFASQPRVVGKHFRMFHAPVRKVQNYTVNILGETKSSRSDVISFTCLKCNFSNTLYYSMKKHVLVAHFHYLINSYFGLRNEETGEQPKTSDEKGPPSDRFYCKKCSASAGSQDALMYHILTSDTHRDLENKLRSVISEHIKRTGLLKQMHIAPKPAARMAIPRNNSAAPGLTAPPPCFRLALPQNSQSSAVVQSVTVAPGTSGNLTHTPSAIAQSRVTLVSSPLPVCQSSLALQPSAPQPVFLSPGVPLNKPGNPPVLPLSQPVRPAKKSVATGVLPVSQAVRPGVLPLAQPVGPGNRPPGPGVLPVNPTVTPGVLQAVSPGVISVSRAVPSGVLPTGQMTPAGVIPGQTATSGVLPPGQMVQSGVLPVGQTAPSRVLPPGQTVPLRVLPPGQGVSSGLLSSNQTVASGAVPGNQGVGSGVLQLSQPVVSGVVPVGQPVRPGVLQLNHPVSTSIVPVNQPVRAAAAAAQSTTFLTSGSILRQLIPTGKQVNGIPTYTLAPLSVTLPVAPGGLTTVTPPQMPIQLLPSGASAQTAGSVPSLPTPPVLVGAAQSMFIQASPPMADANQVLRQAKQWKTCPVCNELFPSNVYQVHMEVAHKHSESKADQKREPEKLAACAPFLKWTREKVVRCLSCKRLVSEGELIRHLLMHGLACLFCPCTFHDIKGLSEHSKTVHLGKKRLPVDYSNRGFQLELDANGSLLFPHLDFITALPKEELGEQEVYLAILAGIHSKSLVPVYVKVRPQVEGVPGSLSKPALTCPFCFATFGTTEAYELHLKERHHIMPTVHTILKSPAFKCIHCCGVYTGNMTLAAIAIHLLRCRSAPKDSGSHLQIQPELINNSELLLVRGEVIHDASFPVKRKLPDGHMGAEGQRGGEEQALLPNADAAPGPEKGSSAVPCKRQRNESRTEGQTASEDVLQILALDPKRYEDRSYEKKKQFLRDYFHKRPYPTKKEIELLSSLLWVWKIDVASFFGKRRYICMKAIKNHKPSVLLGFDMSELKNVKHRLNFEYEPESL; from the coding sequence AGATACCGGACGAAGCCGTACTGCTGCAGCCTGTGTAAGTACTCGACAAAGGTGCTGACTTCATTCAGGAACCATTTGCATCGCTGCCACGAGGATGAGATTGACCAGGAGCTGGTGATTCCTTGCCCCAACTGTGTGTTTGCTTCTCAGCCTAGAGTGGTGGGAAAGCACTTCAGGATGTTTCACGCGCCTGTTCGCAAAGTCCAAAACTACACGGTGAATATTCTAGGAGAAACAAAATCGTCGAGGAGTGATGTGATAAGCTTTACGTGTTTGAAATGTAACTTTTCCAACACTTTGTACTACAGCATGAAGAAGCATGTACTAGTAGCTCATTTTCATTACTTAATTAACTCCTACTTTGGCCTACGAAATGAGGAAACGGGTGAGCAACCGAAGACCAGTGATGAGAAGGGGCCGCCGTCTGACAGATTCTACTGTAAGAAGTGCAGTGCCAGTGCCGGCAGCCAGGATGCGTTAATGTACCACATCCTGACATCAGATACACACCGGGATTTGGAGAACAAGCTTAGATCTGTGATCTCAGAGCACATTAAGAGGACTGGACTTCTGAAGCAAATGCATATAGCACCGAAGCCAGCTGCACGCATGGCCATCCCGCGCAACAACAGTGCTGCTCCTGGTCTCACGGCCCCACCTCCTTGCTTTCGTCTTGCCTTGCCGCAGAACAGTCAAAGCTCAGCTGTGGTGCAGTCGGTGACTGTGGCCCCCGGCACGTCTGGGAACCTCACTCACACTCCATCTGCTATTGCCCAGTCTCGGGTGACTCTGGTCTCTAGTCCTCTGCCCGTGTGCCAGAGCAGCTTAGCTCTACAGCCGTCGGCTCCTCAGCCTGTCTTCCTCTCCCCCGGGGTCCCACTTAATAAGCCTGGGAATCCTCCTGTGCTGCCCCTGAGCCAGCCCGTGAGACCTGCAAAGAAGTCAGTGGCCACTGGTGTCCTCCCTGTGAGCCAGGCCGTTCGCCCTGGGGTCTTACCTCTCGCCCAGCCTGTGGGGCCCGGAAACAGGCCCCCTGGGCCTGGGGTCCTTCCTGTGAACCCCACTGTCACCCCTGGGGTTCTGCAGGCTGTCTCTCCAGGGGTCATTTCTGTGAGCCGAGCAGTTCCATCAGGGGTTCTGCCTACGGGCCAGATGACTCCTGCTGGGGTTATTCCTGGACAGACAGCAACTTCTGGGGTTCTTCCCCCTGGCCAGATGGTCCAGTCAGGGGTTCTCCCTGTTGGCCAGACAGCCCCATCTCGGGTTCTGCCCCCTGGCCAGACTGTGCCATTGAGGGTTCTCCCTCCTGGCCAGGGGGTCTCTTCTGGGCTGCTTTCCTCTAACCAGACGGTTGCCTCAGGTGCCGTTCCTGGGAACCAGGGCGTAGGTTCTGGTGTTCTTCAGCTCAGCCAGCCCGTCGTGTCAGGAGTTGTGCCTGTGGGCCAGCCAGTGAGGCCTGGTGTTCTGCAGCTGAACCACCCAGTGAGCACCAGCATTGTGCCTGTGAaccaaccagtgagagctgctgctgccgctgcacaGAGCACCACCTTTCTGACCTCGGGCTCAATTCTCCGGCAGCTGATCCCCACAGGAAAGCAAGTGAATGGCATTCCCACCTACACACTGGCGCCACTCTCAGTCACCCTGCCAGTTGCCCCAGGAGGCCTCACAACCGTCACCCCGCCACAgatgcccatccagctcctgccctcAGGGGCATCTGCGCAGACGGCCGGCTCTGTGCCCAGCCTGCCCACACCTCCTGTGCTAGTGGGCGCGGCCCAGAGCATGTTCATCCAGGCCTCTCCACCCATGGCAGATGCAAATCAGGTGCTCAGACAGGCCAAGCAATGGAAAACCTGCCCCGTGTGCAACGAGCTCTTTCCATCCAATGTGTACCAGGTTCACATGGAGGTGGCTCATAAGCACAGCGAGTCCAAGGCGGACCAGAAAAGGGAACCCGAGAAGCTGGCAGCGTGTGCCCCGTTCTTAAAGTGGACGAGGGAGAAAGTGGTCCGCTGCCTGTCCTGCAAACGCTTGGTCTCAGAGGGGGAGCTCATCCGCCACTTGCTGATGCATGGCCTGGCGTGCCTGTTCTGCCCATGCACCTTCCATGACATCAAGGGCCTCTCAGAGCACAGTAAGACCGTGCACCTGGGGAAGAAGCGGCTGCCTGTGGATTACAGCAACAGGGGCTTCCAGCTGGAGCTCGATGCCAATGGCAGCCTGCTCTTTCCCCACCTGGATTTCATCACTGCACTACCCAAAGAGGAGCTTGGCGAACAGGAGGTATACCTGGCTATCCTTGCTGGGATACACTCCAAGTCCCTGGTGCCTGTCTACGTGAAGGTGAGGCCCCAGGTTGAGGGCGTGCCTGGAAGCCTCAGCAAGCCAGCCCTGACCTGCCCCTTCTGCTTCGCCACCTTTGGGACAACGGAAGCCTACGAGCTGCACCTGAAGGAGCGGCACCACATCATGCCCACAGTGCACACGATCCTCAAGTCTCCGGCCTTCAAGTGCATCCACTGCTGTGGGGTTTACACTGGAAACATGACCCTGGCGGCCATCGCCATCCACCTGCTGCGCTGCAGAAGTGCTCCTAAGGACAGCGGCTCCCACCTCCAGATCCAGCCTGAGCTCAtcaacaacagtgagctgctccTGGTCCGTGGGGAAGTGATCCACGACGCCAGCTTTCCCGTGAAGAGAAAGCTGCCTGATGGCCACATGGGGGCGGAAGGccagagaggtggggaggagcaggCCCTCCTTCCGAATGCCGATGCAGCCCCTGGCCCAGAAAAGGGGTCTAGTGCTGTGCCTTGTAAAAGACAGAGGAATGAGagcaggacagagggacagaCTGCCAGTGAGGACGTGCTTCAGATTTTAGCACTGGATCCCAAGAGATACGAGGACCGCTCTTACGAGAAGAAAAAGCAGTTTCTCAGAGATTATTTTCACAAGAGACCATATCCtactaaaaaggaaatagaattgcTATCTTCACTCCTATGGGTGTGGAAAATTGATGTGGCTTCATTTTTTGGAAAACGTAGATACATTTGCATGAAAGCAATAAAAAATCACAAACCCTCTGTACTTTTAGGCTTTGATATGTCTGAACTTAAAAATGTTAAACATAGACTGAACTTTGAGTATGAACCAGAAAGCTTATAA
- the LOC131482506 gene encoding activity-dependent neuroprotector homeobox protein 2-like isoform X1 has protein sequence MGAGVQPLGPSSAAHPGHKQGAEGKWSRKISKMFQIPVENLDSIRKVRKKVKGILMDIGLDSCKELLKDLKDFDPGEKYLHNTSWGDVSLWEPSGKKVRYRTKPYCCSLCKYSTKVLTSFRNHLHRCHEDEIDQELVIPCPNCVFASQPRVVGKHFRMFHAPVRKVQNYTVNILGETKSSRSDVISFTCLKCNFSNTLYYSMKKHVLVAHFHYLINSYFGLRNEETGEQPKTSDEKGPPSDRFYCKKCSASAGSQDALMYHILTSDTHRDLENKLRSVISEHIKRTGLLKQMHIAPKPAARMAIPRNNSAAPGLTAPPPCFRLALPQNSQSSAVVQSVTVAPGTSGNLTHTPSAIAQSRVTLVSSPLPVCQSSLALQPSAPQPVFLSPGVPLNKPGNPPVLPLSQPVRPAKKSVATGVLPVSQAVRPGVLPLAQPVGPGNRPPGPGVLPVNPTVTPGVLQAVSPGVISVSRAVPSGVLPTGQMTPAGVIPGQTATSGVLPPGQMVQSGVLPVGQTAPSRVLPPGQTVPLRVLPPGQGVSSGLLSSNQTVASGAVPGNQGVGSGVLQLSQPVVSGVVPVGQPVRPGVLQLNHPVSTSIVPVNQPVRAAAAAAQSTTFLTSGSILRQLIPTGKQVNGIPTYTLAPLSVTLPVAPGGLTTVTPPQMPIQLLPSGASAQTAGSVPSLPTPPVLVGAAQSMFIQASPPMADANQVLRQAKQWKTCPVCNELFPSNVYQVHMEVAHKHSESKADQKREPEKLAACAPFLKWTREKVVRCLSCKRLVSEGELIRHLLMHGLACLFCPCTFHDIKGLSEHSKTVHLGKKRLPVDYSNRGFQLELDANGSLLFPHLDFITALPKEELGEQEVYLAILAGIHSKSLVPVYVKVRPQVEGVPGSLSKPALTCPFCFATFGTTEAYELHLKERHHIMPTVHTILKSPAFKCIHCCGVYTGNMTLAAIAIHLLRCRSAPKDSGSHLQIQPELINNSELLLVRGEVIHDASFPVKRKLPDGHMGAEGQRGGEEQALLPNADAAPGPEKGSSAVPCKRQRNESRTEGQTASEDVLQILALDPKRYEDRSYEKKKQFLRDYFHKRPYPTKKEIELLSSLLWVWKIDVASFFGKRRYICMKAIKNHKPSVLLGFDMSELKNVKHRLNFEYEPESL, from the coding sequence AGATACCGGACGAAGCCGTACTGCTGCAGCCTGTGTAAGTACTCGACAAAGGTGCTGACTTCATTCAGGAACCATTTGCATCGCTGCCACGAGGATGAGATTGACCAGGAGCTGGTGATTCCTTGCCCCAACTGTGTGTTTGCTTCTCAGCCTAGAGTGGTGGGAAAGCACTTCAGGATGTTTCACGCGCCTGTTCGCAAAGTCCAAAACTACACGGTGAATATTCTAGGAGAAACAAAATCGTCGAGGAGTGATGTGATAAGCTTTACGTGTTTGAAATGTAACTTTTCCAACACTTTGTACTACAGCATGAAGAAGCATGTACTAGTAGCTCATTTTCATTACTTAATTAACTCCTACTTTGGCCTACGAAATGAGGAAACGGGTGAGCAACCGAAGACCAGTGATGAGAAGGGGCCGCCGTCTGACAGATTCTACTGTAAGAAGTGCAGTGCCAGTGCCGGCAGCCAGGATGCGTTAATGTACCACATCCTGACATCAGATACACACCGGGATTTGGAGAACAAGCTTAGATCTGTGATCTCAGAGCACATTAAGAGGACTGGACTTCTGAAGCAAATGCATATAGCACCGAAGCCAGCTGCACGCATGGCCATCCCGCGCAACAACAGTGCTGCTCCTGGTCTCACGGCCCCACCTCCTTGCTTTCGTCTTGCCTTGCCGCAGAACAGTCAAAGCTCAGCTGTGGTGCAGTCGGTGACTGTGGCCCCCGGCACGTCTGGGAACCTCACTCACACTCCATCTGCTATTGCCCAGTCTCGGGTGACTCTGGTCTCTAGTCCTCTGCCCGTGTGCCAGAGCAGCTTAGCTCTACAGCCGTCGGCTCCTCAGCCTGTCTTCCTCTCCCCCGGGGTCCCACTTAATAAGCCTGGGAATCCTCCTGTGCTGCCCCTGAGCCAGCCCGTGAGACCTGCAAAGAAGTCAGTGGCCACTGGTGTCCTCCCTGTGAGCCAGGCCGTTCGCCCTGGGGTCTTACCTCTCGCCCAGCCTGTGGGGCCCGGAAACAGGCCCCCTGGGCCTGGGGTCCTTCCTGTGAACCCCACTGTCACCCCTGGGGTTCTGCAGGCTGTCTCTCCAGGGGTCATTTCTGTGAGCCGAGCAGTTCCATCAGGGGTTCTGCCTACGGGCCAGATGACTCCTGCTGGGGTTATTCCTGGACAGACAGCAACTTCTGGGGTTCTTCCCCCTGGCCAGATGGTCCAGTCAGGGGTTCTCCCTGTTGGCCAGACAGCCCCATCTCGGGTTCTGCCCCCTGGCCAGACTGTGCCATTGAGGGTTCTCCCTCCTGGCCAGGGGGTCTCTTCTGGGCTGCTTTCCTCTAACCAGACGGTTGCCTCAGGTGCCGTTCCTGGGAACCAGGGCGTAGGTTCTGGTGTTCTTCAGCTCAGCCAGCCCGTCGTGTCAGGAGTTGTGCCTGTGGGCCAGCCAGTGAGGCCTGGTGTTCTGCAGCTGAACCACCCAGTGAGCACCAGCATTGTGCCTGTGAaccaaccagtgagagctgctgctgccgctgcacaGAGCACCACCTTTCTGACCTCGGGCTCAATTCTCCGGCAGCTGATCCCCACAGGAAAGCAAGTGAATGGCATTCCCACCTACACACTGGCGCCACTCTCAGTCACCCTGCCAGTTGCCCCAGGAGGCCTCACAACCGTCACCCCGCCACAgatgcccatccagctcctgccctcAGGGGCATCTGCGCAGACGGCCGGCTCTGTGCCCAGCCTGCCCACACCTCCTGTGCTAGTGGGCGCGGCCCAGAGCATGTTCATCCAGGCCTCTCCACCCATGGCAGATGCAAATCAGGTGCTCAGACAGGCCAAGCAATGGAAAACCTGCCCCGTGTGCAACGAGCTCTTTCCATCCAATGTGTACCAGGTTCACATGGAGGTGGCTCATAAGCACAGCGAGTCCAAGGCGGACCAGAAAAGGGAACCCGAGAAGCTGGCAGCGTGTGCCCCGTTCTTAAAGTGGACGAGGGAGAAAGTGGTCCGCTGCCTGTCCTGCAAACGCTTGGTCTCAGAGGGGGAGCTCATCCGCCACTTGCTGATGCATGGCCTGGCGTGCCTGTTCTGCCCATGCACCTTCCATGACATCAAGGGCCTCTCAGAGCACAGTAAGACCGTGCACCTGGGGAAGAAGCGGCTGCCTGTGGATTACAGCAACAGGGGCTTCCAGCTGGAGCTCGATGCCAATGGCAGCCTGCTCTTTCCCCACCTGGATTTCATCACTGCACTACCCAAAGAGGAGCTTGGCGAACAGGAGGTATACCTGGCTATCCTTGCTGGGATACACTCCAAGTCCCTGGTGCCTGTCTACGTGAAGGTGAGGCCCCAGGTTGAGGGCGTGCCTGGAAGCCTCAGCAAGCCAGCCCTGACCTGCCCCTTCTGCTTCGCCACCTTTGGGACAACGGAAGCCTACGAGCTGCACCTGAAGGAGCGGCACCACATCATGCCCACAGTGCACACGATCCTCAAGTCTCCGGCCTTCAAGTGCATCCACTGCTGTGGGGTTTACACTGGAAACATGACCCTGGCGGCCATCGCCATCCACCTGCTGCGCTGCAGAAGTGCTCCTAAGGACAGCGGCTCCCACCTCCAGATCCAGCCTGAGCTCAtcaacaacagtgagctgctccTGGTCCGTGGGGAAGTGATCCACGACGCCAGCTTTCCCGTGAAGAGAAAGCTGCCTGATGGCCACATGGGGGCGGAAGGccagagaggtggggaggagcaggCCCTCCTTCCGAATGCCGATGCAGCCCCTGGCCCAGAAAAGGGGTCTAGTGCTGTGCCTTGTAAAAGACAGAGGAATGAGagcaggacagagggacagaCTGCCAGTGAGGACGTGCTTCAGATTTTAGCACTGGATCCCAAGAGATACGAGGACCGCTCTTACGAGAAGAAAAAGCAGTTTCTCAGAGATTATTTTCACAAGAGACCATATCCtactaaaaaggaaatagaattgcTATCTTCACTCCTATGGGTGTGGAAAATTGATGTGGCTTCATTTTTTGGAAAACGTAGATACATTTGCATGAAAGCAATAAAAAATCACAAACCCTCTGTACTTTTAGGCTTTGATATGTCTGAACTTAAAAATGTTAAACATAGACTGAACTTTGAGTATGAACCAGAAAGCTTATAA